In a genomic window of Coprococcus eutactus:
- a CDS encoding ABC transporter ATP-binding protein: MKGILRYLKDYKKESVLAPLFKMLEATFELLIPIVMANVIDVGIAGRDIGYVVKMCLVMILLGIIGLVCSITAQYFSAKAATGFGTALRNDLFRHITSLSYTEIDSIGTSTLLTRMTSDTNQVQTGVNMVLRLFLRSPFIVFGAMIMSFTIDVKSAMTFVVTIPALSIVVFGVMALSIPLFKKVQNRLDRVTLLTREGLEGARVIRAFNRQDKEFEDFDKSTDDLMKFQLLAGRISAFMNPVTYVIINLSTAAIIWIAAGQTEAGIITQGKVVALVNYMSQILVELIKLANLIVTITKAVACAKRINAVMDQQPSITDGTGKVSGSEANAVKVSFKDASLRYAGAGADSLSDITFDIAPGETVGIIGGTGSGKSSLVNMIPRFYDVSHGSVSIDGVDVKDYTLDELRHKVGVVPQKAVLFAGTIADNIRWGKQDATEAEIDEALEIAQAKEFVDGKENGINFKITQGGKNLSGGQKQRLTIARAIVRKPDILILDDSASALDFATDAALRKAIREKTKGMTVFLVSQRASTIMNSDKIIVMDDGQIAGIGTHRQLLSTCEVYREICQSQLSEEELAHE; the protein is encoded by the coding sequence ATGAAAGGAATACTTAGATATCTAAAGGACTACAAGAAAGAGTCCGTACTTGCCCCCCTCTTTAAGATGCTGGAGGCAACATTTGAACTGCTCATACCTATAGTCATGGCAAACGTCATCGATGTGGGTATAGCCGGTCGTGACATAGGCTATGTTGTAAAGATGTGCCTTGTCATGATACTTTTGGGAATTATCGGTCTGGTGTGTTCTATCACGGCACAGTACTTTTCTGCCAAGGCTGCAACAGGCTTTGGAACGGCACTTAGAAATGACCTTTTCAGACATATCACATCACTTTCTTACACGGAGATCGACAGTATAGGAACTTCCACACTGCTCACAAGAATGACCAGTGATACGAACCAGGTGCAGACCGGAGTCAATATGGTGCTCAGACTGTTCCTCCGTTCGCCATTCATAGTGTTCGGTGCCATGATCATGTCATTTACGATCGATGTGAAGTCTGCCATGACATTTGTTGTGACAATACCGGCACTTTCAATAGTGGTGTTCGGAGTTATGGCGCTCAGCATACCGCTGTTCAAGAAGGTACAGAACAGACTAGACAGAGTCACACTGCTCACTCGTGAGGGCCTTGAGGGCGCGAGAGTTATCAGAGCTTTCAACAGACAGGACAAGGAATTTGAGGATTTTGATAAGTCAACAGACGATCTGATGAAGTTTCAGCTTCTTGCAGGACGTATATCAGCGTTCATGAACCCTGTAACATATGTGATAATCAATCTCTCAACTGCAGCTATCATATGGATAGCAGCGGGACAGACTGAAGCAGGTATAATTACACAGGGTAAGGTCGTCGCCCTTGTCAACTATATGTCACAGATACTTGTGGAGCTGATCAAGCTTGCAAACCTTATTGTGACGATCACCAAGGCTGTTGCCTGTGCAAAGAGAATAAATGCAGTCATGGATCAGCAGCCATCGATAACAGATGGAACAGGGAAGGTATCAGGATCAGAAGCAAATGCTGTAAAGGTGAGCTTCAAGGATGCCAGCCTCAGATATGCCGGTGCCGGAGCGGATTCTCTGTCTGATATAACATTTGACATTGCACCGGGAGAGACGGTGGGAATCATAGGCGGTACGGGATCAGGAAAGAGCTCTCTTGTAAACATGATCCCAAGATTTTACGATGTCAGCCATGGAAGCGTCAGCATAGACGGAGTGGATGTAAAGGACTACACCTTGGACGAACTCAGACATAAGGTGGGCGTGGTTCCACAGAAGGCAGTGCTGTTCGCCGGAACCATAGCAGACAATATCAGATGGGGAAAGCAGGATGCAACTGAGGCTGAGATAGACGAGGCTCTCGAGATAGCTCAGGCGAAGGAATTTGTGGATGGCAAGGAGAATGGAATAAATTTCAAGATCACTCAGGGAGGAAAGAACCTGTCAGGCGGACAGAAGCAGAGACTCACCATAGCTAGGGCGATTGTGAGAAAGCCGGATATATTGATACTTGATGACAGCGCATCGGCACTCGACTTTGCAACGGACGCGGCACTCAGAAAAGCAATCAGGGAAAAAACAAAGGGTATGACAGTGTTCCTCGTATCACAGCGAGCGTCAACCATCATGAATTCGGATAAGATCATAGTCATGGACGATGGCCAGATAGCAGGAATAGGAACTCATAGGCAGCTGCTTTCTACCTGCGAGGTATATAGGGAGATATGTCAGTCACAGCTTTCGGAGGAGGAACTGGCTCATGAGTAA
- a CDS encoding ABC transporter ATP-binding protein, with translation MSKDKGNRSVNKKTILRILRYIKRYRFLVVLSLICAAISVVLTLYAPIIMGHAVDKVVGPGNVDFTGLKGMLAKLVVVVIITAVAQWIMNVLNNRITYKVVNDVRTKAYEKLGNLPLSYVDSHTHGDIVSRIIADVDQFSDGLLMGFTQLFTGVMTIVGTLCFMISINWIIALVVVCITPVSLFVASFIARKTYSMFKKQAEIKGELTSLVNEMVENQKVVTAFSMEDETCERFQEINGRLGVAGLQATFFSSITNPSTRFVNSLVYTGVGIIGAITAIKGFISVGQLTSFLSYANQYTKPFNEISGVVTELQNALASAARVFELIDEDAEVAEPADAHELTDVHGEVNLENVDFSYNKDVELIKNLNLNVKDGQRIAIVGPTGCGKSTVINLLMRFYDVDAGSISVDGYDIREVTRKSLRGNYGMVLQETWLKSGTIRDNIAYGRPDATDEEIIEAAKQSHAHSFIKRLPDGYNTFITEDGGNLSQGQKQLLCITRVMLDLPPMLILDEATSSIDTRTEIRIQRAFAKMMKGRTSFVVAHRLSTIKESDVILVMKDGHIIEQGNHETLLAKGGFYTNLYNSQFAR, from the coding sequence ATGAGTAAAGATAAAGGTAACAGATCAGTAAACAAAAAGACAATACTCAGAATACTGAGGTACATCAAGAGATATAGATTCCTTGTTGTTCTGTCACTCATATGTGCAGCCATTTCGGTGGTGCTCACACTGTATGCACCGATCATTATGGGACATGCGGTTGACAAGGTCGTTGGACCTGGAAATGTAGACTTCACAGGACTTAAAGGAATGCTTGCAAAGCTTGTTGTGGTGGTTATCATAACGGCTGTTGCGCAGTGGATCATGAATGTACTTAACAACAGGATCACATATAAGGTTGTAAATGATGTCAGGACAAAGGCATATGAGAAACTGGGCAATCTGCCTCTCTCATATGTGGATTCACACACACATGGAGATATAGTCAGCAGGATCATAGCCGATGTAGACCAGTTCTCAGACGGACTTCTGATGGGATTTACACAGCTCTTTACAGGAGTGATGACGATAGTGGGAACACTCTGTTTTATGATTTCAATCAACTGGATCATAGCTCTGGTTGTTGTGTGTATCACACCTGTTTCGCTGTTTGTTGCATCATTTATAGCTAGGAAAACATACAGCATGTTCAAAAAGCAGGCTGAGATAAAGGGAGAACTCACATCACTTGTAAATGAGATGGTAGAGAACCAGAAGGTGGTTACGGCGTTTTCCATGGAGGATGAGACTTGTGAAAGGTTCCAGGAGATCAATGGAAGACTGGGCGTTGCAGGACTTCAGGCAACATTCTTCTCGTCTATAACAAATCCGAGCACGAGATTCGTAAACAGCCTTGTTTATACAGGTGTTGGAATTATAGGTGCCATAACGGCTATAAAGGGCTTTATATCAGTTGGACAGCTCACAAGTTTCCTGAGCTATGCAAACCAGTACACAAAGCCATTCAATGAGATATCGGGCGTTGTAACGGAGCTTCAGAATGCGCTGGCATCAGCGGCCAGAGTATTTGAGCTGATAGATGAGGATGCAGAGGTGGCAGAGCCTGCCGATGCACACGAGCTCACAGATGTACATGGTGAGGTCAATCTAGAGAATGTTGACTTCTCATACAATAAAGATGTGGAACTTATAAAAAACCTCAATCTGAATGTAAAGGATGGACAGAGGATAGCGATAGTAGGACCTACCGGATGTGGCAAGAGTACGGTCATCAATCTGCTAATGAGATTTTATGATGTGGATGCCGGAAGCATATCGGTGGATGGATACGACATAAGAGAGGTTACAAGAAAGAGTCTCCGTGGCAATTATGGAATGGTACTTCAGGAGACATGGCTTAAGAGCGGTACGATCAGGGACAACATAGCATATGGAAGACCTGATGCAACAGATGAGGAGATCATCGAAGCTGCAAAGCAGTCACATGCACACAGCTTCATAAAGAGGCTTCCTGACGGATACAACACATTTATAACAGAGGATGGAGGTAACCTGTCACAGGGACAGAAGCAGCTTCTCTGTATAACCAGAGTCATGTTGGATCTCCCTCCTATGCTCATACTGGATGAGGCGACATCGTCCATAGATACCAGAACAGAGATCAGGATACAGAGGGCATTTGCCAAGATGATGAAGGGACGAACGAGTTTTGTTGTGGCGCACAGACTGTCGACCATCAAGGAGTCGGATGTCATCCTTGTCATGAAGGATGGACACATCATCGAACAGGGAAATCATGAGACGCTGCTTGCAAAGGGTGGCTTCTATACGAACCTGTACAATTCCCAGTTTGCAAGATAA
- a CDS encoding aspartate aminotransferase family protein gives MKVSESGYTKEELLEIVDTYLAEQSRRWDFIEEKGDGMYVYAENGDRYLDFFAGIAVSSAGNANKKVAKAIADQAANVIHASNYAYTLPMILLAKKVCDTIGMEKIVFQNSGTEANEAMIKMARKYGVDHYGPEHYKIVTAKNSFHGRTYGALSATGQPDSACHKGFAPLLPGFTYAEYNNLEDFKSKCDENTIGIMVEPVQGEGGVYPADPEFLKGLREFCDEKKILLMFDEVQTGWGRTGEIMAYMTYGVKPDMVSMAKAIGGGMPIGAMCTNAEIAKVFTPGAHGSTYAANPVCCAAALAEIDEILDNKLYENAKEVGAYFMEQLKSLPCVKEIRGLGLLIGVEFEKPIAFEVKHRAVENKLLITAVRDSIIRMAPPLIVTKEHCDEAIKLLKKSVEEALQEQS, from the coding sequence ATGAAGGTTAGTGAATCAGGTTATACAAAAGAAGAACTCTTGGAGATAGTAGATACATATCTGGCTGAACAGTCAAGAAGATGGGATTTTATAGAGGAAAAGGGCGATGGCATGTATGTGTACGCTGAGAACGGCGACAGATATCTTGATTTCTTTGCCGGAATAGCGGTCAGCAGTGCGGGAAATGCCAACAAGAAGGTCGCAAAGGCGATAGCAGATCAGGCGGCGAATGTTATACATGCATCAAATTATGCATATACACTTCCGATGATACTCTTAGCTAAGAAGGTGTGTGACACGATCGGTATGGAGAAGATAGTATTCCAGAACTCAGGAACAGAGGCAAATGAGGCCATGATCAAGATGGCAAGAAAGTATGGAGTAGATCATTACGGACCTGAGCATTACAAGATCGTTACTGCAAAGAACAGCTTCCATGGAAGAACATACGGTGCACTGTCGGCAACAGGACAGCCGGATTCTGCATGTCATAAGGGATTTGCACCGCTGCTTCCTGGATTTACATATGCAGAATATAATAACCTTGAAGATTTCAAGAGTAAGTGTGATGAGAACACCATAGGAATCATGGTGGAGCCTGTGCAGGGAGAGGGCGGAGTATATCCGGCAGATCCTGAATTCCTGAAGGGACTCCGAGAGTTCTGTGATGAGAAGAAGATACTTCTTATGTTTGACGAGGTTCAGACCGGATGGGGAAGAACCGGAGAGATCATGGCATATATGACATACGGTGTTAAGCCTGATATGGTATCCATGGCGAAGGCCATCGGAGGCGGCATGCCTATAGGTGCTATGTGTACAAACGCAGAGATAGCGAAGGTATTTACCCCTGGTGCTCATGGATCAACATATGCTGCCAATCCGGTTTGTTGTGCGGCTGCACTTGCAGAGATAGATGAGATACTTGACAATAAGCTTTATGAGAACGCAAAGGAAGTCGGAGCTTATTTCATGGAGCAGCTCAAGTCACTTCCGTGTGTAAAGGAGATAAGAGGACTTGGACTCCTGATAGGAGTTGAGTTTGAGAAACCTATAGCGTTTGAAGTTAAGCACAGGGCAGTAGAGAACAAGCTTCTCATAACGGCGGTAAGGGACAGTATTATAAGAATGGCGCCTCCTCTTATCGTTACAAAGGAGCACTGTGATGAGGCAATAAAGCTTCTGAAGAAGTCAGTTGAGGAAGCCTTGCAGGAACAGTCATAA
- the queF gene encoding preQ(1) synthase, giving the protein MGRSKEEMEGVTLLGNKDVKYSMNYAPEMLQTFDNKHPDNDYFVKFNCPEFTSLCPITGQPDFATVYISYVPGKKMVESKSLKLYLFSFRNHGDFHEDCMNIIMKDLVKLMDPKYIEVWGKFTPRGGISIDPYCNYGRPGTKWEEVAWNRLANHDLYPEKVDNR; this is encoded by the coding sequence ATGGGAAGAAGTAAAGAAGAGATGGAGGGCGTGACTCTCCTTGGAAATAAAGATGTGAAGTATAGCATGAACTATGCACCGGAGATGCTTCAGACATTTGACAACAAGCATCCGGACAATGACTATTTTGTAAAGTTTAACTGCCCGGAGTTCACAAGCCTTTGTCCTATCACGGGTCAGCCGGATTTCGCAACGGTGTACATATCGTATGTTCCGGGGAAGAAGATGGTTGAGAGTAAATCGCTCAAGCTGTATCTGTTCAGCTTCAGAAATCATGGTGATTTCCATGAGGACTGCATGAACATCATCATGAAGGACCTCGTAAAGCTCATGGATCCGAAATATATCGAGGTATGGGGCAAGTTCACACCAAGAGGAGGAATATCCATAGATCCATATTGTAACTATGGAAGACCTGGAACAAAGTGGGAGGAGGTTGCCTGGAACCGTCTGGCAAACCACGACCTCTACCCTGAGAAAGTAGACAATAGATAA